The DNA window TAAGAGGTTCCCCCACAGACCTCAGCACTGGGTCGTGGTGCCGTCAGAGGGGGCAAGGGTTGTCAGCGTTCAACATTAATTTAAACTATTGAAGTCCCCTTAAAATCTACCCTGGCAGCACTGGCCTGGGTGCTCGCGCTTGGACAGGGCCGCCGTTGTGGAGGGCGTGGCCCTTGTAGTTGTAGGCGTTATAGCGTTGGGCCTCTACCTTGGGCTCGCCCTGACCCAGCTGACCATCTACTACCCCCTCCCTGGGTCCTTCCTTGAGGAGAACCCGACCTACGAGGCCCTCTTTTATAATGTGACCTCGCACCTCTACCAGAGCAACTCATCGGGCTGGGCTCTCATAATGGTCAGGTTCAACGAGACCTCCCCTCCACTGATTGTCATGGGTGTATTCGTCCTACGCACGGGCGGGTCCCCTGACGTGGCTTCAATCCTTCAGGGCCTCTCAGTGTCACCAGCGCCGTTTGAGGAGTCGTCCCAGCCGTTCGTGGTTAACAGCACAGACCTCTGGCAGCTGCCCCACAAGGTCATTTACCTTAACGGGAAGCTGTACGCGGCTGCGGTGCTCAACATAACCAACATAACAGCCTGCCCCTCGCCCGGTGTTGCCTGTCTTACGCCTCTCAGGGGCTCCCTGACGTCCTACTATGACCTGAGCAGCGGCAACCTCCTCCTCGCTAACCTGAGCTTCAGTTATGTCAACGGGACCCCCTACTCAGTGACCGTCTATAAGCTTTACAACGTCACTGTGCTGTATTACCACAGGGAGGCGCTCTCAATAGAGAGCCTGCCACTCCTCTACTTCAGCTACGGCGTCCTTGCCGTTGTCGCTGGCATAGGCATAGCCGTGGGCGCCGCCAGGATTATGAGCGCTGTTTAATTGCGGCCTCCGACTTCGCCTCGTTGAATATCTCCAGGGCTTTCTTAACCTCCTCATCGTTTAGAGGCCTGAGGGGCTCCCTCACGTACCTCTTCACTGGAGCTCCTATGGCCTCGAGCACAGCCTTAATTGTGGCAGGCGACTCGACGCCCTGGCCAGTCAGCCAGTAGAGCCTGCTGAGCTGGAGGACGGCTCTGTTCAGTCTGACGACGCCGTCCCAGTCCCTCGAGTTAAAAGCCCTGTAGAGGCCCACGTAGAGCTCCGGCGCTATGTTGCCAAGGCCTGGCACAACGCCGTCCCCGCCCACAAGGAGGGTTGGGAGGAACATGTAGTCAAGCCCTGTGAGTACTGTGAAGTCCTTCCTCACGGCCTTCACATCCCTTATGAGCTCCACTAAGTAGGAGAAGTCTGCATATGTGACCTTTGCAGCCATGACGTTGCTGAACTCCGAGGCAAGTCTAACGTAGGTGCTGACGGGCACCACTACGCCCGTGTTCAACGGGTTGTTATAAATTATCACTGGGACGTCAACGCTCTTAGCTACAGCTGAGAAGTGCCTGTAGGCTATCTCCTCAGAGGACCTGAAGAAGAACGGGGGCAACACCACAACCCCGTCAGCTCCGACGTTCACGAACTCCCTTGCCATCCTGACGGAGTCCTCAGTCCTAAGGGAGCTGACGCCCGGGAGGACCATAATGCTCGACGGCGTCGCGGCCACAGCGGCCTTCACTAGCCTAAGGGCCTCGTCGAACGTCACGTGCACGAACTCCCCTGTTGTCGAGTTCGGGAAGAGGCCGCTGACACCACCATCAACGAGCCTCTTCACGTGCCACTCAAACGCGTCATAGTCCACCTTTCCATCTGACGTGAATGGAGTTATCAGCGGTACTACGACGCCCTCAACCCTAGGCAAGCTCGCACCACATGCATAGACGTAGCCTGTCATTTTAAGGCTAAATAGGCACACGAGAGCTCAAGAACGCGCTTCTCAGGTGCCCAGGACGTAGCTCCTGTGGGGAGCGGCACGAGTGATCCATGTAACAAGAAAAGGCTCCTCAACCACCCAGGACCTTTCGTTCATCAGATGGCAGCATTTAAAACATAGCGGTTACACGAAGCGCGAAATGGCGCCTCCATGTTACCATGTCAGCTCTAAGGACCGCCTTAAAGGTCTTAAAGCTTCTAACCTCTTTTAACTGAGCACCGGTCAAGGCTCATGCAGCGAAGTGACTTGAAAGCACAATCCAATAACGACTTCAAGAGCCGCGGAGTGAGAAGGATATCGCTATACAACTTGATAAATGGAATGGC is part of the Acidilobus sp. 7A genome and encodes:
- a CDS encoding dihydrodipicolinate synthase family protein; its protein translation is MPRVEGVVVPLITPFTSDGKVDYDAFEWHVKRLVDGGVSGLFPNSTTGEFVHVTFDEALRLVKAAVAATPSSIMVLPGVSSLRTEDSVRMAREFVNVGADGVVVLPPFFFRSSEEIAYRHFSAVAKSVDVPVIIYNNPLNTGVVVPVSTYVRLASEFSNVMAAKVTYADFSYLVELIRDVKAVRKDFTVLTGLDYMFLPTLLVGGDGVVPGLGNIAPELYVGLYRAFNSRDWDGVVRLNRAVLQLSRLYWLTGQGVESPATIKAVLEAIGAPVKRYVREPLRPLNDEEVKKALEIFNEAKSEAAIKQRS